A genomic stretch from Methanomassiliicoccales archaeon includes:
- a CDS encoding winged helix-turn-helix transcriptional regulator, whose protein sequence is MLTDEYAVKILVATTRKPRSAQEISQKYGIPIAACYRRIRDLQSVGLLECKERKLSQQGKRISYYLSTLKNAYLFFENGKLRVKFQLKTGDTDQFGDQWHDIEFKPDEEQKDAEEDKR, encoded by the coding sequence TTGCTTACCGATGAGTATGCGGTCAAAATACTTGTGGCGACGACGAGAAAGCCCCGGTCTGCACAAGAGATTTCCCAGAAATATGGAATACCGATTGCTGCCTGTTATCGGAGAATAAGAGATCTGCAGAGTGTTGGCCTTCTGGAATGCAAGGAGAGAAAGCTCTCACAACAGGGCAAGCGCATCTCTTATTATCTATCAACACTCAAGAATGCTTATTTATTCTTCGAGAATGGAAAGCTACGAGTAAAATTTCAACTGAAGACGGGTGATACGGATCAGTTTGGCGATCAATGGCACGATATCGAATTCAAGCCGGATGAGGAGCAAAAGGACGCAGAAGAAGACAAGAGGTGA
- a CDS encoding DUF2116 family Zn-ribbon domain-containing protein has protein sequence MVERIPQHKHCRQCGKAFIGTSEYCSTECTKAGEEILKKRKRQLIILYVLTLAILTVAVLIMAVP, from the coding sequence ATGGTCGAGCGGATTCCACAACACAAACACTGCCGTCAGTGCGGCAAAGCGTTCATAGGTACCTCCGAGTACTGTTCAACCGAATGTACGAAGGCTGGAGAGGAAATTCTTAAGAAAAGGAAACGACAACTCATCATTCTCTATGTATTGACGCTAGCGATACTGACCGTTGCCGTTCTTATTATGGCGGTTCCATGA
- the ffh gene encoding signal recognition particle protein, translating into MVLEGLGRSLRDVLKKIANSSNVDSKLVKEVTRDIQRALLQADVNVKLVLEITKEVERRALTEKPAAGMSSKEHVIKIIYEELVKILGEGKAIPLTDQVIMMVGLYGQGKTTTAGKLGRYFHKKGLRVGLIAADVHRPAAYDQLKQIGDKLGIPVYGDPNEKNATKIVRDGMKHFSGLNVIIIDTSGRHALESDLIDELKEVAEIAKPTEKILVLDAATGQQAGPQAKAFHDAVGVTSVILTKLDGTAKGGGALSAVSQTKAPIVFIGTGEHLEDLEPFDPARFVSRLLGMGDIRALIERAKETITEEQALETTKKIMSGRFTLKEMYEQIQMLTNMGPLKKLISMLPGMPGLSDKVDLEESQHRLWKFKVIMDSMTEEEMENPRIIKSSRILRIARGSGADPKDVRELLRQYNNSRKAVKGFLGNRKLRKQLLKQLQSGGLEVQE; encoded by the coding sequence ATGGTTTTGGAAGGACTGGGCCGTTCGCTCAGGGATGTACTCAAGAAAATTGCAAATTCAAGCAACGTTGATAGCAAACTTGTCAAAGAGGTGACAAGAGATATCCAGCGAGCATTGCTGCAAGCCGACGTGAATGTCAAACTTGTCCTCGAAATCACGAAGGAAGTCGAGAGACGCGCCCTGACCGAAAAACCTGCAGCAGGGATGAGTTCAAAGGAGCACGTGATCAAGATTATCTATGAGGAACTCGTCAAGATTCTCGGCGAAGGAAAGGCGATTCCCCTCACTGATCAGGTCATCATGATGGTTGGCCTTTATGGTCAAGGAAAAACTACGACCGCTGGAAAGCTCGGAAGATACTTCCATAAAAAGGGGTTGAGGGTCGGACTCATCGCCGCCGATGTCCACAGACCAGCGGCGTACGATCAGCTAAAACAAATCGGTGACAAACTCGGGATCCCTGTGTACGGAGATCCTAATGAGAAAAACGCTACGAAGATCGTTCGCGACGGTATGAAGCACTTTTCAGGTTTGAACGTCATCATCATCGATACATCAGGGCGTCACGCACTGGAAAGCGATCTGATCGATGAGCTGAAGGAGGTTGCCGAAATTGCGAAACCTACTGAAAAGATTCTCGTGCTCGATGCGGCAACAGGACAACAGGCTGGTCCGCAGGCGAAAGCGTTTCACGATGCGGTCGGTGTCACGAGTGTCATTCTAACAAAGTTAGACGGGACAGCGAAAGGAGGAGGAGCCCTCAGTGCCGTCTCTCAGACAAAAGCTCCGATCGTTTTCATCGGGACAGGAGAGCACCTTGAAGACCTCGAACCTTTTGATCCCGCGCGCTTCGTATCGAGACTTTTGGGCATGGGCGATATCAGAGCACTAATCGAGAGAGCGAAAGAAACGATCACAGAAGAGCAGGCGCTCGAGACAACGAAGAAGATTATGAGCGGTCGCTTCACCTTAAAGGAAATGTACGAACAGATACAAATGCTCACGAATATGGGACCTCTCAAGAAGCTGATATCGATGCTCCCGGGAATGCCAGGTCTGTCTGATAAGGTCGATCTGGAGGAGTCACAACATCGTCTCTGGAAATTCAAGGTAATTATGGATTCGATGACGGAAGAGGAAATGGAGAATCCTAGAATCATCAAGTCATCAAGAATCCTCAGAATCGCGAGGGGTTCTGGCGCAGACCCTAAAGATGTAAGGGAGCTTTTGCGACAGTACAACAATTCGAGAAAAGCGGTCAAAGGATTCCTCGGCAACCGCAAGTTGAGAAAGCAGCTACTCAAACAACTCCAGTCTGGAGGACTTGAGGTGCAGGAATGA
- the trmY gene encoding tRNA (pseudouridine(54)-N(1))-methyltransferase TrmY, translating to MRRFVIIGHKATTSGSFKLDDLAGSTGRLDILLRCINSAFFLSHDIRRDAEVYLILLGPPNPPKTLKFVGAELKYLNPDERSTGALVRNALMQKVITEERCSPGIYASNRSYSDVLTIISKDSQLVYLKEDGTDIREVELPEDVSFVLGDDQDLTYEEEELLMNYSPLKISLGPISYHADHCITIVNNELDRRFVR from the coding sequence ATGAGACGTTTCGTCATCATTGGTCATAAAGCTACGACCTCAGGTTCATTCAAACTCGACGATCTTGCTGGGAGCACAGGTCGACTTGATATTCTCTTACGATGCATCAATTCCGCTTTCTTTCTCTCACATGATATCAGAAGGGATGCGGAGGTTTACCTTATTTTACTCGGACCACCAAATCCACCGAAGACGTTGAAGTTTGTCGGCGCCGAACTCAAATATCTTAATCCCGACGAGAGGAGTACCGGTGCTCTCGTCAGAAATGCGCTCATGCAGAAAGTTATAACGGAAGAGCGGTGTTCGCCAGGAATCTATGCATCGAATCGTTCTTACAGCGATGTCTTAACTATCATTTCGAAAGACAGCCAATTAGTCTACCTGAAAGAAGATGGAACGGATATTCGAGAAGTGGAACTTCCTGAGGATGTGAGTTTCGTGCTCGGCGATGATCAGGATCTCACCTATGAAGAGGAAGAGCTGCTCATGAATTATTCGCCCTTGAAAATCAGCCTGGGGCCTATCAGCTACCATGCCGATCATTGTATCACGATCGTCAATAACGAACTCGATAGGCGCTTCGTTCGATGA
- a CDS encoding adenylosuccinate lyase, translating to MLLCPLDYRYGRPKIKAIFSEENKLKTQLLVEAALARAHASVGNIPDSAARMISSKATLEFVTVERVKEIEEETKHDIMAMVKALAEKCGEAGKYVHLGATSNDIIDTSTAIQIKEALEIISRDITDLIEVFARLAKKHRTTVMVGRTHGQFAIPMTFGFKIAGYTAEMMRHHERLEEIKKRVCVGKMSGAVGTGAALGPKFLEIQRKVMEELGLKAEDAATQIVCRDRYAELICLMAQICTSCERYATEVRNLQRSEIQEVSEAFDVTKQVGSSTMAQKKNPVTSENICGLARIVRSFVMPALENMVLWHERDLTNSSAERFILPHVLVLTDDILTKTIDVFSNLSVREDKMRENLERGNGLIMAEAVMIELVRRGMGRQEAHALVRKCSLEADEKGVNLKEVLLNSKEIMSVMSEKDLDWVMAPENYLGKAPEIVDEVVRRAEELLGKTI from the coding sequence ATGCTTCTTTGCCCTCTTGACTACCGTTATGGACGTCCGAAGATAAAGGCAATCTTCAGCGAAGAGAACAAGCTCAAAACGCAATTGCTAGTTGAGGCGGCTCTTGCCAGAGCACACGCTTCTGTCGGGAATATTCCGGACTCTGCCGCAAGGATGATTTCGTCGAAAGCGACACTCGAATTTGTAACGGTGGAGCGGGTTAAAGAGATTGAGGAAGAGACGAAACATGACATCATGGCAATGGTCAAAGCGCTTGCTGAGAAATGCGGAGAAGCCGGAAAATACGTACATCTTGGTGCTACGTCGAATGATATTATTGATACGTCCACTGCAATTCAAATAAAAGAAGCACTCGAGATCATTAGTCGTGACATCACTGACCTTATCGAAGTTTTTGCCAGACTCGCGAAGAAACATCGAACGACTGTTATGGTCGGAAGAACTCATGGTCAGTTCGCTATACCGATGACATTTGGCTTCAAGATTGCTGGTTATACGGCTGAAATGATGAGACACCACGAACGCCTGGAAGAAATCAAAAAGAGGGTTTGCGTTGGAAAGATGTCCGGTGCGGTTGGAACGGGCGCCGCTCTCGGTCCGAAGTTCCTCGAAATTCAGCGAAAAGTCATGGAAGAACTTGGTTTGAAGGCTGAAGACGCGGCGACCCAAATTGTTTGCAGGGACCGGTATGCTGAGCTGATCTGTCTCATGGCTCAGATCTGTACTTCCTGTGAACGCTATGCAACTGAAGTGAGGAATTTGCAGCGTTCGGAAATCCAGGAGGTCTCCGAGGCATTCGATGTCACGAAACAGGTGGGCAGTTCGACAATGGCCCAGAAGAAGAATCCAGTGACATCGGAAAACATCTGCGGTTTGGCAAGGATTGTCAGATCTTTTGTCATGCCTGCGCTTGAAAATATGGTTCTCTGGCATGAGAGAGATCTGACGAACTCAAGTGCCGAGAGATTCATTCTACCGCACGTCCTCGTTCTCACCGATGACATCTTGACAAAGACGATCGACGTCTTTTCAAATCTTTCTGTTAGAGAGGATAAGATGCGCGAGAATCTTGAAAGGGGAAATGGACTTATCATGGCCGAAGCGGTGATGATCGAGCTTGTCCGGCGTGGCATGGGACGTCAGGAAGCGCATGCTTTGGTCAGAAAGTGCAGTTTAGAGGCGGATGAAAAAGGCGTGAATCTGAAAGAGGTCCTTCTCAATTCGAAGGAAATCATGTCGGTTATGAGTGAGAAAGATCTTGATTGGGTCATGGCACCGGAGAATTATCTCGGAAAAGCGCCTGAGATTGTCGATGAAGTGGTCAGGAGGGCTGAGGAACTATTGGGGAAGACGATTTGA
- a CDS encoding PQQ-like beta-propeller repeat protein produces the protein MANRGPWPMLGGNAQHTGLAPVSLDLNSVSVKWNALSEIQHSVGWISPAIGEDGTIYAGDGDGVMALDSSGKLKWRVWIHRYPTSWSWSPGIGSGGNIHVGSAYGLVTISNTGQFVWNFTTATPVKCPPTVDDEGRVYFGQYYGPPDAQYYLYCVLPNGTLAWRHEFGPVGISSPAIGYDGIVYAVGAVNSSYDSPYRLAAFNPNGTLLWEFDLNSSVSSSPVVTEDTIYIGCDNARFYAIGTNGSLKWVFEATAGIKTTAAIAADGTIYFGSDDGCLYSLSKNGFLNWAIPSGILDYTQPVIGMDGTVLFGNQSGLVAVSPNGTVKWHLDLETWVYSPAIGEDGTIYVGTWQRGLIAIGPASGVGLEWYVLGVSIGIAIVIAVAFAIVRWKRSK, from the coding sequence ATGGCTAATCGGGGACCGTGGCCGATGCTTGGCGGCAACGCACAGCACACTGGCCTAGCACCTGTAAGCCTGGATCTAAACTCGGTTTCTGTGAAGTGGAACGCCTTAAGTGAAATTCAACATTCTGTAGGATGGATATCCCCAGCTATCGGAGAAGACGGCACGATATACGCCGGTGATGGGGATGGCGTAATGGCCCTAGATTCATCCGGCAAGCTGAAGTGGAGAGTTTGGATCCATAGATATCCAACGAGCTGGTCCTGGTCACCAGGGATAGGATCAGGAGGAAACATCCACGTGGGGTCGGCGTATGGTCTGGTCACGATTTCCAACACCGGACAGTTCGTCTGGAATTTCACGACTGCTACACCAGTTAAATGTCCACCAACGGTGGATGACGAGGGGCGCGTTTACTTCGGACAGTATTACGGTCCACCTGATGCTCAATATTACCTGTATTGCGTACTGCCCAACGGAACGTTGGCATGGAGGCACGAATTCGGGCCTGTTGGAATCTCTTCCCCAGCCATCGGATACGATGGGATTGTCTACGCTGTAGGCGCCGTGAATTCTTCTTATGATAGTCCGTACAGGCTCGCTGCTTTCAATCCCAATGGGACTCTTTTATGGGAGTTTGACTTGAACTCCTCCGTCAGCTCCTCTCCGGTTGTGACTGAAGATACCATTTACATTGGATGCGACAACGCTCGTTTCTACGCAATCGGCACCAATGGTAGCCTTAAATGGGTATTCGAAGCCACGGCAGGAATAAAAACGACGGCAGCGATTGCCGCCGACGGCACGATATACTTCGGATCGGATGATGGATGCCTGTACTCATTGAGCAAGAACGGATTTCTCAACTGGGCAATCCCTTCTGGGATACTGGATTACACACAACCTGTCATAGGCATGGATGGAACTGTGCTGTTTGGAAATCAGTCCGGCTTAGTTGCCGTCAGCCCCAACGGGACTGTTAAGTGGCATCTCGATCTGGAGACTTGGGTCTACTCGCCTGCGATCGGCGAAGACGGGACGATATATGTCGGCACATGGCAACGCGGGCTCATTGCAATTGGGCCAGCTTCAGGCGTTGGACTCGAGTGGTATGTATTAGGGGTAAGCATCGGCATCGCAATCGTCATTGCTGTTGCTTTCGCGATCGTTAGGTGGAAGCGATCGAAGTGA
- a CDS encoding DUF2075 domain-containing protein, protein MKVESHVGRIPGEILDFLRSAGGHSLIIKGEAGTGKTTLALQIVEELMEEQANYYLSSRVSDEALYRQFPWLKEKSRRDSILRASKAFLKKTRPPHAKEAESVPKDATLRAAMELLKVLAKSETVATVVRSELQKLEGQIESGELGEEESEQYGAEFVDGSIILDLGVLLPELELAYDLAESNLPKKTLVIIDSIDGLSEKYGILSNRIINTLQKDLVDHSSTNIIYVLESGGKTNLDYLGDGVVVLKSEERRGRRVRHLVMEKLRGSRIEKWRYLFTLADGRMKTFEQTQVTIPEVMKRHSPVEDPSDSMVSTGIADFDRVIGGLPKGGLVLFEFGADIPQEVIECIELTIIADFLSKKRGVVWYPLRSLNYPTLDRQINMLVAKERISRCLRILDTSGIDAGYPFVSMIEGNDASNDFRWDSLSYMLSGASTPFISIFGYDAMEAQYGNDVFRHTHAFIDIMRREGNIVLAEATEISASFAALAHQSHLHIQLESIDGTVMFCGIKPYTPYFGVEFEITEGLPKVKLIPMI, encoded by the coding sequence TTGAAAGTGGAAAGTCATGTTGGAAGGATTCCTGGGGAGATATTAGATTTTCTGCGTAGTGCGGGCGGACACTCACTAATCATAAAGGGCGAGGCGGGAACAGGAAAGACAACTCTCGCACTTCAGATTGTTGAGGAATTGATGGAAGAACAAGCGAACTATTACCTCTCATCGAGAGTCTCGGACGAGGCACTCTACCGTCAGTTTCCGTGGCTAAAAGAGAAATCCAGGAGAGACAGCATTCTGAGAGCGAGCAAGGCTTTTCTCAAGAAAACGCGCCCACCGCACGCGAAAGAAGCTGAAAGCGTTCCGAAGGACGCAACGCTTCGAGCAGCAATGGAACTGCTCAAGGTCCTTGCAAAATCCGAAACTGTTGCAACGGTTGTCCGATCAGAACTTCAAAAACTTGAGGGGCAGATCGAATCTGGAGAACTTGGTGAGGAGGAAAGCGAACAATACGGGGCGGAATTTGTTGACGGTTCGATCATTCTTGACCTGGGTGTCCTTCTACCAGAGCTTGAACTCGCATACGATCTCGCCGAGTCAAATCTTCCTAAGAAAACACTTGTGATCATCGATAGCATCGACGGTCTTTCCGAGAAATATGGTATCCTTTCAAATAGGATCATCAACACACTGCAAAAGGATCTGGTCGATCACTCTAGCACGAATATCATCTATGTGCTTGAAAGTGGAGGCAAAACAAATCTCGATTATCTAGGAGATGGTGTCGTCGTTCTTAAAAGTGAGGAGAGGAGAGGAAGAAGGGTCAGACATCTCGTCATGGAAAAACTGAGAGGATCACGGATCGAAAAATGGCGGTATCTGTTTACCCTTGCGGACGGAAGAATGAAGACCTTTGAGCAGACCCAAGTTACGATTCCAGAAGTTATGAAAAGACATTCACCTGTTGAGGATCCGAGCGACTCGATGGTATCAACGGGGATCGCAGATTTCGATCGTGTGATTGGCGGTTTGCCAAAGGGAGGGTTGGTTCTCTTTGAATTTGGAGCAGATATCCCACAAGAAGTAATAGAATGCATCGAACTTACCATTATTGCCGATTTTCTTTCGAAGAAAAGAGGCGTCGTATGGTATCCACTGCGTTCCCTCAATTACCCAACATTGGATAGACAAATCAATATGTTGGTCGCCAAAGAGAGGATTTCAAGATGTTTGAGGATCCTCGATACGAGTGGGATCGATGCAGGATATCCCTTCGTGAGTATGATTGAAGGTAATGATGCTTCAAATGATTTCAGGTGGGACTCGCTGAGCTATATGCTTTCAGGAGCATCAACGCCGTTCATTTCGATTTTCGGTTATGATGCAATGGAGGCGCAGTATGGAAACGATGTTTTCAGACATACTCACGCTTTTATTGACATCATGAGACGCGAGGGCAATATCGTTCTCGCAGAAGCAACCGAAATTTCTGCATCATTCGCCGCACTCGCGCATCAATCCCATCTTCATATTCAGCTCGAGAGCATTGACGGGACAGTCATGTTCTGCGGTATAAAGCCATATACACCATATTTCGGCGTTGAATTCGAAATAACTGAGGGGTTGCCAAAAGTCAAACTCATCCCAATGATCTGA
- a CDS encoding coiled-coil protein — protein sequence MTELLEELEKKRQIANNEAERHRRLRDELNEKTKEWVEKRDQLNAKVRELVEEASKHKEMRDTLNAQVKEAKENRDLWNKKVSELNEKVMKLKKENLPKNGPPISRLKRDLKNLEFKQMTSVLTPEKERELIEMISQLQLQIKEREKALEQNAEIKNAIKELKEAREKAEMYHKMVAELAEKAQAEHDKMIELYEQADKLRKEADEAQEKFIETKLKADEEHRKHIECIRQVHDYDKIITGLKQKARKARKKREESTALKEAEEIFERFKRGEKLSTEDIMALQKSGYL from the coding sequence ATGACAGAACTCCTAGAGGAGCTCGAGAAGAAGCGGCAGATCGCGAATAATGAAGCGGAACGACATCGACGCCTTCGTGATGAGCTGAACGAGAAAACGAAGGAGTGGGTTGAGAAGCGGGATCAATTAAATGCAAAGGTGAGGGAGCTCGTCGAGGAGGCTTCGAAACATAAAGAGATGCGCGACACCTTAAATGCCCAGGTTAAGGAAGCAAAGGAAAACAGAGATCTTTGGAATAAGAAGGTCAGCGAGCTCAATGAAAAGGTGATGAAACTCAAGAAAGAAAATCTGCCGAAAAATGGACCTCCCATTTCGAGACTCAAAAGGGATTTGAAGAATCTTGAATTTAAACAGATGACATCAGTTCTCACTCCTGAAAAGGAAAGGGAACTGATCGAGATGATCTCACAGCTTCAGTTGCAAATTAAAGAGAGAGAAAAGGCTCTCGAACAGAATGCTGAGATCAAGAACGCGATTAAAGAGTTGAAGGAAGCGCGAGAAAAAGCGGAAATGTATCATAAGATGGTTGCTGAGTTGGCCGAAAAAGCGCAGGCCGAGCATGATAAGATGATCGAATTATACGAGCAGGCGGATAAACTCCGGAAAGAGGCGGATGAGGCACAAGAGAAGTTTATCGAGACAAAGCTGAAGGCCGACGAAGAACACAGGAAACATATCGAGTGCATCAGGCAGGTTCACGATTACGATAAGATCATTACAGGATTGAAACAAAAAGCGCGGAAGGCAAGGAAAAAGAGAGAGGAATCGACTGCGCTAAAAGAGGCTGAGGAAATATTCGAGCGCTTCAAGAGAGGCGAGAAATTGAGCACGGAAGATATCATGGCGCTCCAGAAATCGGGATATCTATGA
- a CDS encoding helix-turn-helix transcriptional regulator produces the protein MEAQVCAEDALIRLVADGYASKILRATYGRALSVQQISKQCSIPIAVAYRRVGILEKAGLLRCVRQEEVFRGKKVRYYQCAVKMVKVVFCDGQFMVEVAWLPDEELFGQTSIAEGLKH, from the coding sequence ATGGAAGCACAGGTCTGTGCCGAAGACGCCCTGATAAGGCTCGTCGCTGATGGATACGCGAGCAAAATCCTGCGCGCAACCTATGGCCGAGCACTTTCCGTGCAGCAGATCAGTAAGCAATGTTCGATACCGATCGCAGTTGCTTATAGAAGGGTTGGAATATTAGAAAAGGCGGGATTGCTGCGCTGTGTTCGCCAAGAGGAGGTCTTCCGCGGAAAGAAGGTCAGATATTACCAGTGTGCCGTCAAGATGGTGAAAGTCGTCTTCTGTGATGGGCAGTTCATGGTTGAAGTCGCCTGGCTTCCTGATGAAGAGTTATTCGGTCAGACTTCGATCGCAGAAGGGCTAAAACATTAA
- the yjjX gene encoding inosine/xanthosine triphosphatase, translating into MKVAVAGTFNVLHRGHRFLLDTAFSFGNHIVVGITSDAFARQSRESVFPLEERIDRLKQYLSTKNKNWEIEILDDPYGSAISDPDIHILVASERTIEMGKRINEIRESKGLPAIALHAIPLILAEDCVPISSTRILKGEIDEEGKMLRPIVVKVGSDNPVKIRAVRSVMKKIYSNVIISASKVENHVGEQPWGEDTLKGAIERAKRAIEDADFGVGIEAGVFEMKDGLFDVQYCAIIDKIGRITIGHGSGFKLPSCIEKDLRNGKTVGKIFEEISETRNIGRKQGAIHFLTKGLMTRQKLTEQCVLAAMVPRIRYDLYFER; encoded by the coding sequence ATGAAAGTCGCTGTTGCTGGTACCTTTAATGTTCTTCACAGAGGACACAGGTTTCTACTTGATACAGCCTTCAGTTTCGGCAATCATATCGTCGTTGGCATCACTTCAGATGCATTCGCGAGGCAAAGCCGAGAAAGCGTATTCCCGCTTGAAGAGAGGATCGATCGTCTCAAGCAATATCTTTCAACGAAGAATAAGAATTGGGAAATCGAAATCCTAGACGATCCTTATGGAAGCGCAATAAGCGATCCTGATATCCATATCCTTGTTGCCTCAGAGAGAACGATCGAAATGGGAAAAAGGATCAACGAAATCAGAGAATCCAAGGGATTGCCCGCAATCGCACTGCACGCTATTCCATTAATTTTGGCAGAGGATTGTGTACCGATCAGTTCTACACGAATTCTCAAAGGAGAGATCGATGAAGAAGGCAAAATGCTTCGCCCTATTGTGGTAAAAGTAGGCTCAGACAATCCTGTCAAGATCAGGGCCGTTCGAAGCGTTATGAAGAAGATTTACAGTAACGTCATTATCAGCGCTTCAAAAGTTGAGAATCATGTCGGCGAACAGCCCTGGGGCGAAGATACGCTGAAAGGGGCGATCGAGAGGGCAAAGCGCGCGATCGAAGATGCTGACTTTGGTGTTGGAATCGAGGCAGGAGTTTTTGAAATGAAAGATGGGCTTTTCGATGTCCAGTATTGCGCCATCATCGATAAGATCGGAAGAATCACAATTGGGCATGGCTCTGGGTTTAAGCTCCCTTCATGCATTGAAAAGGATCTTCGGAACGGAAAGACTGTGGGAAAGATTTTTGAAGAAATCAGCGAGACGAGGAATATTGGGCGGAAGCAAGGCGCAATACATTTTTTAACGAAAGGATTGATGACACGACAGAAGCTTACAGAACAATGTGTTTTGGCAGCAATGGTCCCTCGCATCAGATATGATCTCTATTTCGAACGCTGA